The nucleotide sequence GCTAACCGGTGCTGCCAGCCCCAGCTGAGAAGGGGTATCGGGCTGAAACCAGTGCCAGTGGTCGCCTTCCTGAACCTGACAGGAGTGAAGTTTAGTCGTGTCGGCAAAGGTTTTTACCGGTGTAATGTCCAGATGGTAGTGACTGAAAGTATGGCGGAAACTGTCCCACTCTTCGAACTCGATGATGTTGATGCCAGTCAGTTGCAGAGTTTTTTCTGACAGGCTGTCTTCTGATAAATCATCATTGACCTGGATTTCCGGAAATCCCCACAACCCTCCCCATATCCCCGTGGGTGGACGCTTTTCCAGTAAAACCTCACCATTCTGATTGATGATCATCAGCATTTTTACCGACCGTTCCGGCTTGTCTTTTTTGGGCTTTGAACCGGGAAACCGTGTTTCTTCACCGAGCTGGTGGGCGATGCAGGAGTCCTTCAGAGGGCAGATCAGGCACGAAGGCTTGCTGCGGGTGCAGACCATTGCGCCAAGGTCCATCATTGCCTGTGTGTAATCAGCCCCCCGTTTTTGGGGCGTGTACTCCTCTGCAATTGTCCACAGTTGTCTGGCAACGGCTGATTGTCCGGGCCAGCCTTCTATCGCCCGGTATCTTGCCAGTACACGTTTTACATTGCCGTCAAGAATCGGTGCCCGAATGTTCATACTGATAGAGGCTATGGCACCTGCTGTTGAACGACCAATGCCCGGTAGTTGTTCCAGTGCCTCTACCGACTGCGGAAATTCTCCGGCATGATTTTCCATAACCATTCTGGCGGCTTTGTGCAGGTTTCTTGCCCTGCTGTAATAGCCTAGTCCGCTCCAGTGGTGTAATACATCGTCTTCCGCCGCGTTAGCCAGATCGGCAACATCTGGAAAGCTGGCCATAAATTTTTCGAAGTAGGGGATAACGGTGGTCACCTGGGTTTGTTGTAGCATGATTTCACTGATCCAGACGCGATAGGGCGTAATATCCTGCTGCCACGGAAGATGTTTACGTCCGTGATGGTCAAACCATTTCAGAACCTGTTGGCTGAATGTTTTATCGTTGTGAGTCATTTTGGTTGAGTATTGGAATTGTCAGGAGCATTATGGCGTTAGAGGAGTGTAGCTGCCAATGCTAAACGGATTGGCAGCTGCGCTATAAGGCACGGCAAAATGCTATTGCCACTAATAATAACTAAATGTATGCTCTCCGCCGCATACTTATAATCTGGAAATTTTTATGGAAACCGATAAACCCCCGAGTAGAAAGGTAAGTCGTGATGTAACGCTCTGACGGTTTTCTGTGTCTGTTCGCCGAAACCGTCCGGGTTTCGGTTCTGCTGGTTTAATCCCCTCCGAAATATCACTTCTTACACACTCTGATAACAAGTAGTTAAAAAACAATCGACGTATATATTGCGCCTGGAGGATTACCATGGCGGTTGCTGATATGGCTGTTAC is from Endozoicomonas gorgoniicola and encodes:
- the mutY gene encoding A/G-specific adenine glycosylase, with the protein product MTHNDKTFSQQVLKWFDHHGRKHLPWQQDITPYRVWISEIMLQQTQVTTVIPYFEKFMASFPDVADLANAAEDDVLHHWSGLGYYSRARNLHKAARMVMENHAGEFPQSVEALEQLPGIGRSTAGAIASISMNIRAPILDGNVKRVLARYRAIEGWPGQSAVARQLWTIAEEYTPQKRGADYTQAMMDLGAMVCTRSKPSCLICPLKDSCIAHQLGEETRFPGSKPKKDKPERSVKMLMIINQNGEVLLEKRPPTGIWGGLWGFPEIQVNDDLSEDSLSEKTLQLTGINIIEFEEWDSFRHTFSHYHLDITPVKTFADTTKLHSCQVQEGDHWHWFQPDTPSQLGLAAPVSKLLKKIKQNL